The following DNA comes from Acidobacteriota bacterium.
GTCCATACGCCCCGGCGCAAACGGCATCGTCACCGCGTGGCCGGCGTTCTTAGCCGCCTGCTCGATGCCGGCACAACCGGCCAGGACGATCAGGTCGGCCAGCGAAACCTTCTTGCCGTCGGACCGCGCCGCGTTGAACGCACTCTGGATGCCCTCCAGCGCCAGGAGCACTTTCGCCAGCTGTTTCGGCTGGTTGACCTCCCAGTCCTTTTGCGGCGCCAGGCGGATGCGCGCGCCGTTGGCGCCGCCGCGCTTGTCGGAGCCGCGGAAGGTGGAGGCGGCCGCCCAGGCGGTGGAGACCAGCTCCGAGACGGACAGGCCGACGGCCAGGATCCGGCTCTTCAGGGCGGCGATGTCCGTGGCGTCGATCAGCTTGTGATTGACGGCCGGGATGGGATCCTGCCAGATGAGCTCCTCGGCCGGCACCTCGGGCCCGAGATAACGCGCGCGGGGTCCCATGTCGCGGTGGGTCAGCTTGAACCACGCGCGGGCGAAGGCGTCGGCGAACTCGTCCGGGTTTTCCATGAAGCGCCGCGAGATTTTTTCATAGGCGGGATCAAACCGCAGCGACAGGTCGGTGGTCAGCATGGCGGGCGCATGACGCTTCGTCGGGTCGTGCGCGTCCGGCACAGTGCCGGCGCCCGCGCCGCCCTTCGGCGTCCACTGGTAGGCGCCGGCCGGGCTCTTGGTCAGTTCCCACTCGTAGCCGAACAGGTTCCAGAAGAAGTTGCCGGTCCACTTCGTCGGCGTGGTGGTCCAGGTCACTTCCAGGCCGCTGGTGATGGTGTCGCCGCCCTTGCCCGTGCCGAAGCTGCTCTTCCAGCCGAGGCCCTGTTCCTCGATGCCCGCGGCCTCGGGCTCCGGCCCCAGATGTGACGCCGGGCCGGCGCCGTGGGTCTTGCCGAAGGTGTGGCCGCCCGCGATGAGGGCCACCGTCTCCTCGTCGTTCATGGCCATGCGGGCAAAGGTGTCCCGGATGTCCTTCGCCGCGGCGACCGGGTCCGGCTTGCCGTTCGGGCCCTCGGGGTTGACATAGATGAGGCCCATCTGCACGGCGGCGAGGGGATTGTCGAGATCCCGGTCCCCGGAGTAGCGCTGGTCGTCCAGCCACTTGGTCTCGGCGCCCCAGTAAACATCTTTTTCCGGTTCCCAGATGTCCTCGCGCCCGCCGGCGAATCCGAACGTCTTGAACCCCATGGATTCCAGCGCGACGTTACCGGCGAGGATCATCAGGTCGGCCCAGGAGATCTTGCGGCCGTACTTCTGCTTGATGGGCCAGAGCAGCCGGCGCGCCTTGTCGAGGTTGACGTTGTCGGGCCAGCTGTTGAGGGGGGCGAAGCGCTGGTTGCCCCGGCCGCCGCCGCCGCGGCCGTCGCCGACGCGGTAAGTGCCGGCGCTATGCCACGCCATGCGGATGAACAGGGGGCCGTAGTGGCCGAAGTCCGCGGGCCACCACTCCTGTGACTGCGTCATCAGCTCGCGGAGATCTTGTTTTACGGCCGCCAGGTCGAGGCTTTTAAACTCCTTCGCGTAGTTGAAATCCCCGCCCATCGGGTTGGACTTGGACGAGTGCTGGTGCAGGATGTCAAGTCGCAGCTGGTTCGGCCACCAGTCCCGGTTCGTCGTCCCGCCGCCAGCCATGTGGGGGGGGACGCGTGCATCGTTATCTACAGTCATTTGATTGTACCTCCATTGTTGATGTGCCGTCTGGACTCGCCCCAACCCTCCATGTCACCGGTTTGGTCAGCACGCGCCGCCGGGACCGGCGGTTCCGTTACGCGCGTCCGGCGGTGCTTCACGGGCACTTCTTGAATACCATGAACCAGTCGAGAACCTTCATGTCCTTGTCCGGCTTGTCCACGCGCTGCTTGGCCACGCCGCAGGAACCGGGCGGTGGAACGATCACATCCTCGCCCGGCTGCCAGTTTGCCGGAGTGGCCACCTTGTGCTGGTCCGACAGTTGCATGGCCATCAGCAGCCGCTTGACTTCTTCCATGTTGCGGCCGTTGCTGAGCGGGTAGTACAGGATAGCCCGGACCACGGCGTTCGGATCGATGATGAAGACCGCCCGGACCGCTTGGGTGGTGCTGGCCGCCGGCTGCAGCATCCCGAAGGCCTTGGAGACTTCCATGGTCAAATCGCTGATCACCGGGAAGTTGACTTCGATGTCCTTCATGCCCTTATATTCGATTTTCTCCTTGATAGTGCGCAGCCAGGCGATGTGGCTGTACGTGCTGTCAATGGACAGCCCGATGAGTTTGCAGTTCAACTTCTCAAACTCCGGCTGCATGTGTGCGAACGTCATGAACTCGGTGGTGCACACCGGCGTGAAATCCGCCGGGTGGGAAAAAAACACCACCCATTTCCCCGCGTAGTCGTCAGGGAAATTGATGGGACCCTGGGTCGTTTCCGCCTTGAAAGCGGGCGCCTTCTCGCCGATCAATGGCAGTCTGACAGTTTGTTCCATCTCATCCTCCAAAAATTGTGATATATGGCGTATACAGATCAATAATTGGACGTGCGGCTCAATGCCGGCATCCAGTCTTGACCGGGGAATGTGGTCCCACTCGGCCGGCCGTCGATTGCCGGCAGTTGAGGCAGATTCCGAAGAAATCCAACCGATGGGTGACGATCTCAAAACCGGTTTCGCAGGCGACTTCGCGGGTGAGCGCCTCCAGGCTGTCCAGGTTCGGATCGAGAATGGCCCCGCACCGCGTGCAGATCAGGTGTGGATGCGGGTGCGGCTGGTGGCCATCGTAGCGATTCCCGCTGTCGGCAAAACCTAGTTCCAGCACCTCGCCGATCTCCTTCAGGACACCGATGGTCTTGTAGATCGTGGCCAGGCTGATGGTAGGAAAGCGCACCCGGACCTCGTCGTAGACCATCTCGACGTTGGGGTGCCACTCGCTGGCGGCCAGCGCCTCGATCACCGCCAGGCGCTGGGGGGTGATGCGGAACCCGCGGCTCCGCAACCTGGCCAGCATTTGTCCAACCCGTGACGTCGCTTCGGTAGCCGTTTTCGTATGTTTTAGCACGTAGATACATTATCGTAGTAGTATGATTTTGTCAATAAATATTATCAATAAATAATAATTGCTGATAAGAACTAGCAACCGATCCGATGGCGGTGAAATCCGATGCCGTCCCGGGCGGTTTATGTTAATCTGCCCATCGAAAAAGAACATTGCCGGATCTCGATGAGGTGACCATGAATTACCCCGTCTGGGAACCGTACATCGCCAACGGCGTGCTCATTGGCGTGATCGCCATCGTCCACGTGTTCGTGTCCCACTTCGCCATCGGCGGCGGGCTGTACCTGGTGCTCGCCGAGATCTGGGCGCGGCGCCGGAACGACGCCGCCCACCTGGCGTACCTGGAACGGTACTCCCGGTTCTTCGTTCTGCTCACCCTGGTGTTCGGCGCCGTGACCGGCGTCGCCATCTGGGTGACCATCGGGCTGATCCACCCGGTGGGCACCAAGTGGCTGATCAACCACTTCGTCTGGGGCTGGGCCACGGAGTGGGTGATGTTCTTCCTGGAGATCACCGCCGCCATGCTTTACCTGTACGGCTGGCGGCGGCTGTCGCCGAAACTGCACCTGGCCATCGGCTGGATCTACTTCGTCACCGCCTGGCTGTCGCTGGTGATCATCAACGGCATCCTCACCTTCATGCTGACCCCCGGCGGCTGGCTGGCTTCGGGCAGCTTCTGGGAAGGATTCTTCAACCCCGGTTTTCTGCCGGGGATGGTTTTCCGCACCGGCATCTGCCTGGCCCTGGCCGGCCTCTACGCCTCGCTCTCGGCGGCCCGGGAGCAGAACGCGGAGCTCAAGACGCGGATTCTCCGCTTCAACGGCTCCCTGACGCTGGGGGCGCTGGCGGTGGGCGTGCCGTCGGGCTACTGGTATTTCCTCACGCTGCCGCCGGTCGCGGCCGAGCAACTGGTGTCGGCGCGGGTACCGGCGCTGGCGGTGCAGGTGATGCTCGCGGCCGCCGGAGTGCTGGCACCGGCGGTCCTGGTTCTGCTGCTGCTCATCCCCCGACGAACCGGCGCCGTCGCCGCCGGCGTGATGCTGGCACTGGCGCTTGTTTCCATGGGCGGCTTCGAGTGGGCCCGCGAGGCCATCCGCAAGCCGTACGTCATTCACGAATTCCTCTACAGCAACAATCTGCTGGCGCGCGACGCGGCCGCGCTGCCGGCCGCCGACCCGCTGCCGGTGACCTTTTCCACCGGGGACCGGGGCCGCGACCTGTATCTCCACGGCTGCCGCTCCTGCCACACCATCGACAGCTATCACCCGCTGCGGGAGTATGTGGCCGGTCTCGATGAAGCCTGGATCGCCGGCATCATCCCACGACTCCATCTCTACCGCGAGAAGATGCCGCCGTTCCCGGGCAACACGGCCGACGCCGAAGCCCTGGGGCGCTACCTGAAGTCCGTGGCCGGACCCGATCCGCTGGTTGACGGACGGCTGAGCGCCGCGGCGCAGGATGCGCTTGCATTCAGGCGGCGCTGCGGCGGCTGTCACACCCTCGCCGGCAATTTCCGTCCGCTGGCGGACGCCTTTACCGGCCTGACGCCCGCGGACGCGGCCGACATCGTTGCCGGCATCGGCGACATGTCCGATTCCATGCCTCCCTTCACGGGAACCGACGAGGAAAAGGAACAGGTGGCCCGCCACCTGACCGGAGGTGCACAATGAACGTCCTGCAATCGTTCGGACCGGTGTTGGCCACCGCCGGACCGGCCCTGGTCCAGCCGGCGCCCTACTGGCTGCTCACCGCGCTCCACTGGCTCACCTTCACCCTGCACCTGGTGGCGATGAACCTGCTGTTCGGCCTGCTGCTGGTGCTGCTGCTGGCCCGCCGGCATGCGACCGTGCGGCTCCTGGAAGAGACCGCCATCAAAATATTCCCGGTGGCGATGGCCGCCACCATCACCCTGGGGGTGGCGCCGCTGCTGTTCACCCAGGTGGTGTACGGCGAGTTCTTCTACGCCGCCACCATCATCTCGGGCTGGAACTGGTTCCTCCAGATCCCGGTGGTGATGGTCGTATACTACCTGCTCTACATCGTGGCGCTGCGGAAAAACCTGTCGGCCGGCGTCCGGCGCGGCCTGCTGGCGGCGGTGGCGGTGGGCTTCGTGTACATCTCCTACACGTTCACCATGATCTCGGACCTGGCGGAGAAGCCGGCCCTGTGGGCAGGGCTCTACCGGTCGTCGCCGGAAGGCGGCAGCCTCAATCCGCACGTGGCGGAGACCATCTGCCGCTGGGGCCACTCGATCGCCGGCGCCGTCGCGGTGGCCGGGATCATGATCCTCTGGTTCGCGCTCTTCCATCCGCAGCTGAAGGGGCGGACCGACCTGCTGGCGCTGGGCGGCCGGGTGTTCGTGGTCGCCGCGGTGAAGGCGACCATCCTGAGCCTGATCTACCTGGCACTCATCGACCGGACCGTTTTGGGCCGGTACCTCGAATCGCCCGCGCTGCACGCGCTTGTCACCGCCATCGTCCTTAACGTCGCGGCGGGAGTGCTCGCGTGGCGGGTCCGGCACGCGGCGCGCCCGCTCGGACACGTGCTGGCCGCCTCGGGACTTGTCTTTCTCGGCGTGGCATGCATGGTGGCGGCGCGGCATCACCTGCGGCTGGTGTACCTGCGCGACGCATTCGATCCGGCGGTCCTGGCCGTGATTCCGCAGTGGGGCCCGCTCGCCATGTTCCTCGTGACGTTCGTCATCGGCCTGGTGGTGCTGTACTGGATGCTGCGGCGGTTTTTTTCCGCCCCACATCCAGCGTGACGGGCGCGCCCAGCGCCAGACCGGAACTGACTGACAGGATCGTTTCGTCGTCGCGCCACCGGGCGGGGTGCGGGCGCCGCACCCTGTGGCGGCCCCGGGTGCCGCTCCGTGCGGACAAGCAAAAATTTGTGCGGACAAAGCAGCCGTTTGCCGCTATGCTGCAGGCACAATCTGAGGTTGGCTGGATCCGTTTGATTTGGAGTTTGTCGGATGAGCATCTTGGCCGATGGCCTCATCGTCCTGGGGCTGGCGATCGCAGTGGCAGTCATCTGCCACCGTCTGCGCATTCCGGCGGTGGTGGGTTTCCTCATGACCGGGGTGATCGCCGGTCCCTGCGGTCTGGCGCTGGTGCCCACTACGACCGAGGTGGACCATCTCGCCGAGCTGGGCGTGATCCTGCTGCTGTTCACCATCGGGGTCGAGTTTTCCCTGACCCAGCTGCTGGCCATCCGCCGCTACGTCCTGCTCGGGGGCACCCTCCAGGTGGGGCTGACCGCCGCCGTGGCCGCCGCTCTGGCGCTCGGCCTGGGCCGGCCCTGGGGGGAGGCGGTGTTCATCGGCTGGCTGGTGTCGCTGAGCAGCACCGCGGTGGTCCTGAAGCTGATGCAGGAACGGGCCGAAGTGGACACGCCCCACGGTCGAATGATCCTCGGCATCCTGATCTTCCAGGACATCATCGCGGTGCCCATGATGCTGGTCGCGCCGTTGCTGTCCGCCAGCCATGCCGGCGGCGTCGGCGCAATCGCCCCCCTCCTGGCCAAGGGGGCCGCCATCATCGCCGTCACCGGCCTGGCGGCCCGCTGGGCGGTGCCCCGGTTGTTACACCTCGTGGCGCGCACCCGAAACCGCGAAGTGTTCCTGCTGGCGGTGATCGCCGTCTGCCTGAGCGTGGCCTGGCTGACCGCGACGGCGGGCTTGTCGCTGGCCCTGGGCGCGTTTCTGGCCGGACTCATCATCTCCGAATCCGAGTACGGCCTGCAGGCGCTGGGGAATATCATCCCCCTGCGCGACGTGTTCACCAGCTTCTTCTTCGTTTCGGTGGGCATGTTGCTCGATACCGGCTTCCTCGTCCGGCACCCCCTCCTGGTGACCGTGGCGGTGCTCGGCGTGATCCTCGTCAAGGGGATGCTGGCCGGCGTCACCGCCTGGCTCATGGGTGGTATCCTGCGAGCGTCGGTCGGGGTGGGGCTGGCGCTGGCCCAGGTCGGTGAATTTTCGTTCATCCTGGCCCGGGTGGGGCAGGCGAACGGCCTCATGGCGGACTGGGTCTTTCCGCTCTTTCTCGCGGCTGCGGTGGCCAGCATGGCCGCCACGCCCCTGACGATGGCCGCCGCGGACCGCGTCACCGCCTGGCTCAGCCACCTGCCGCTGCCGGAGCGGGCGTGGTCCGGCCGCTTTCCGGCGCTCCCGCGCGACGTCGGGCCCCTGCGGGATCACTTGGTGATCGTGGGCTTCGGCGTCAACGGCCGCAACGTGGCCGCGGCGGCCAGGCGGGCTGGCATTCCGTACATCGTGACGGAGCTCAATCCGGATACCGTTCGCCGCGAGCAGGCCGCCGGCGAGCCCATCCTCTTCGGCGACGCCAGCCGCGAGCTGGTGCTGGAGCACGCGGGCGTGGCGGCGGCGCGGGTGGTGGTGGTGGCCATCAACGATCCGGCGGCCACGCGGGCGGTGGCCGCGGCCGTGCGCCGGCTCCACCCGGCGGTCCACCTGATCGTGCGGACGCGGTACCTGCAGGAGGTTCAGCCTCTGGCGGCGCTGGGCGTGAGCGAGATCATCCCTGAGGAGTTCGAAACCTCGGTGGAGATCTTCACCCGCGTCCTGTCCCACTACCTGGTGCCCCGCGACGCCATCGAGGAGCACGTGGCGGCGATCCGCGCGTCCGGATACGCGATGTTCCGCAGCCTGTCGGCCGGCGCGGCGCCGCTGCCCGCGCGGTCCGAGATCAACATCGCCGCGGTGCGCCTGGAGGCCGGGTCCGAGCTGGCCGGGCAGACGCTGGCGGAGGCGCGGTTGCGCAACCGGTTCGGTGTGACCGTGGCGTCCGTCCAGCGTGACGCCGAGACCCTCGATGCCGCCGCGGCCGATCTGCGGCTGCAGGAAGGGGACGTCCTGTACGTGATCGGCGCCCCGGACCGCGTGGCGGCCAT
Coding sequences within:
- the katG gene encoding catalase/peroxidase HPI; translation: MTVDNDARVPPHMAGGGTTNRDWWPNQLRLDILHQHSSKSNPMGGDFNYAKEFKSLDLAAVKQDLRELMTQSQEWWPADFGHYGPLFIRMAWHSAGTYRVGDGRGGGGRGNQRFAPLNSWPDNVNLDKARRLLWPIKQKYGRKISWADLMILAGNVALESMGFKTFGFAGGREDIWEPEKDVYWGAETKWLDDQRYSGDRDLDNPLAAVQMGLIYVNPEGPNGKPDPVAAAKDIRDTFARMAMNDEETVALIAGGHTFGKTHGAGPASHLGPEPEAAGIEEQGLGWKSSFGTGKGGDTITSGLEVTWTTTPTKWTGNFFWNLFGYEWELTKSPAGAYQWTPKGGAGAGTVPDAHDPTKRHAPAMLTTDLSLRFDPAYEKISRRFMENPDEFADAFARAWFKLTHRDMGPRARYLGPEVPAEELIWQDPIPAVNHKLIDATDIAALKSRILAVGLSVSELVSTAWAAASTFRGSDKRGGANGARIRLAPQKDWEVNQPKQLAKVLLALEGIQSAFNAARSDGKKVSLADLIVLAGCAGIEQAAKNAGHAVTMPFAPGRMDASQEQTDAASFAVLEPVADGFRNYQKARYAATAEELLVDKAQLLTLTAPEMTVLVGGMRVLNTNVGGTRHGVFTQRPETLTNDFFVNLLDMGTEWKAVSDAKDLFEGRDRQTGELKWTATRVDLVFGSNSQLRALAEVYACADSGEKFLHDFVAAWNKVMNLDRFDLA
- a CDS encoding peroxiredoxin → MEQTVRLPLIGEKAPAFKAETTQGPINFPDDYAGKWVVFFSHPADFTPVCTTEFMTFAHMQPEFEKLNCKLIGLSIDSTYSHIAWLRTIKEKIEYKGMKDIEVNFPVISDLTMEVSKAFGMLQPAASTTQAVRAVFIIDPNAVVRAILYYPLSNGRNMEEVKRLLMAMQLSDQHKVATPANWQPGEDVIVPPPGSCGVAKQRVDKPDKDMKVLDWFMVFKKCP
- a CDS encoding potassium transporter KefB — its product is MSILADGLIVLGLAIAVAVICHRLRIPAVVGFLMTGVIAGPCGLALVPTTTEVDHLAELGVILLLFTIGVEFSLTQLLAIRRYVLLGGTLQVGLTAAVAAALALGLGRPWGEAVFIGWLVSLSSTAVVLKLMQERAEVDTPHGRMILGILIFQDIIAVPMMLVAPLLSASHAGGVGAIAPLLAKGAAIIAVTGLAARWAVPRLLHLVARTRNREVFLLAVIAVCLSVAWLTATAGLSLALGAFLAGLIISESEYGLQALGNIIPLRDVFTSFFFVSVGMLLDTGFLVRHPLLVTVAVLGVILVKGMLAGVTAWLMGGILRASVGVGLALAQVGEFSFILARVGQANGLMADWVFPLFLAAAVASMAATPLTMAAADRVTAWLSHLPLPERAWSGRFPALPRDVGPLRDHLVIVGFGVNGRNVAAAARRAGIPYIVTELNPDTVRREQAAGEPILFGDASRELVLEHAGVAAARVVVVAINDPAATRAVAAAVRRLHPAVHLIVRTRYLQEVQPLAALGVSEIIPEEFETSVEIFTRVLSHYLVPRDAIEEHVAAIRASGYAMFRSLSAGAAPLPARSEINIAAVRLEAGSELAGQTLAEARLRNRFGVTVASVQRDAETLDAAAADLRLQEGDVLYVIGAPDRVAAMGRACRGCRPGDNL
- a CDS encoding transcriptional repressor — translated: MLARLRSRGFRITPQRLAVIEALAASEWHPNVEMVYDEVRVRFPTISLATIYKTIGVLKEIGEVLELGFADSGNRYDGHQPHPHPHLICTRCGAILDPNLDSLEALTREVACETGFEIVTHRLDFFGICLNCRQSTAGRVGPHSPVKTGCRH